The Desulfovibrio fairfieldensis sequence CAGAGCGCAGAGCTGGGCTTCGCCTTTGAAACTTTCAGTATAAACCTTGCAGATGGCTTCCGTACCTGAAGGGCGCACGGCAAACCAGCCGTCTTCGCTGCTGACTTTGACCCCGCCGATGGGCGCGTCATTGCCGGGCGCACGGGTCAGCACACTGGTCACCGGCGAGCCTCCCAAGGTTTTCAGATGCACGCTCTCCGGCGTCAAAGCCTTGAGCAGCGCGCGGGTGCGGTCGTCGGCGGGCGCGTCCAGACGCTGATAGACCGGTGCGCCGAGCTTTTCGGTCAGCTTTTGGTAGATTTCACTGGGAGATGCCTGTTCCTTGGCCATGATCTCAGCGGCCAGAAGGCACATCAAGGGGCCGTCCTTGTCCGTGCTCCAGGGGGAGCCGTCAAAACAGAGGAAGGAAGCCCCGGCGCTCTCCTCGCAGCCCAGGCCGCACCGCCCGTTGAGCAGATAGGGCACAAACCACTTGAAGCCCACGGGCACTTCCACCACGGGCCGCCCCAGCTCCTTCCCCACTCTGTCCAGCATGGCGCTGGTCACCAGGGTTTTGCCGATGCCGCAATCCTTTGGCCAGCCCGTACGGGTACGGAAAAGATGCCAAGCCGCCACAGTCAAATAGTGATTGGGGTTCATCAGTTCCTGGCGGGTCACAATGCCGTGGCGGTCGGAATCCGGATCGCAGGCAAAGGCCAGATCAAAGTCGTCGCGTATCTCCAGCAGGCGACTCATGGCATAGGGCGAGGAACAATCCATGCGGATTAAGCCGTCTTTGTCGCAGGGCACAAAACGGAAGGTGGGGTCCACCTCCTTGTTGACCACGGTCAGGTCCAGGCCATAGGTCTCGGCAATGGGTTCCCAAAGCGGCAGGCTGGCCCCGCCCAAAGGGTCCACGCCCAGCTTGAGGCCGGAAGCGGCAATGGCCTTCATGTCCAACACCTTGGGCAGATCTTCCACATAGGCGCGGGTAAAGTCGTACTCCTCCACCAGGGAGGATCTCTGCGCCGCGCGCAAATGCACGAGCTGGACGTTGCGGTTGCCGCTGTCCAGATAGGCGTTGGCGCTTTTTTCAATCCAGGCCGTGACTTCGGTTTCGGCCGGCCCGCCGTGCGGAGGATTGTATTTGAAGCCGCCGTCGCGCGGCGGGTTATGAGATGGGGTGATAATAATGCCGTCGGCCAGACCGCTGCTCCGTCCGGCGTTCCAGCGCAAGATGGCGTGCGAGACGGCTGGGGTTGCGGTAAACTCGCCGTTTCTGGCGATGCGCACACTCACGCCGTTGGCCACCAGCACTTCCAGGGCCGAGCGGAAGGCAGCCTCGGACAGGGCATGCGTATCCCCGCCCAGAAAAAGCGGGCCGTCAACGCCCTTGGCTTTGCGGTAGTCGCAGACGGCCTGAGTGATGGCGTAAATATGCTCTTCGTTGAAGGTATGCAGCACCGATGAGCCGCGATGCCCGGAAGTGCCGAACGACACGCGCTGAGCCGGGATCTTGGGATTGGGAAATTCGGTGTAATAGGCGCTCATCAGCGCGGGGATGCGTTCCAGCTTTTCAGGAGCGGGCAAATGCCCCGCGTCGCAATGGACAACAGCCATAAAGAACCTCCGGCATAGATACGTTATCTCTACGCCGGAACGAAGCGCGCTGCAATCCTTGGGCGAGCGCTCAAACGGACCTTTGCCTTTCCCCGCATTTTTTTACGCATGGATAAAAGGAACCCCCCGGCATAGCCGGGGGTTCTTCATATGCGCCTGTAAGGCTTTCTTACCAGCTGCGCCCTAGCAGGCGCTCTTGCGATCTGACATTTGCATTTCTGTTACTTGCGGCCCGTAAACGGGCTCCTTGGGTAGGGTAGGCTCAACTGATCGCCAAGTTTATCCGACTCCAGCTGATGCTTGATGTAATCCTGAATCTTGGCCTTATTCTTGCCCACTGTATCGACGTAATACCCACGGCACCAAAATTCTCGATTGCGGTATTTGAACTTCAAATCCCCAAATTGTTCATAGATCATGAGACTACTCTTACCCTTTAGATAGCCCATAAAACTCGACACACTCATTTTGGGGGGAATCTCAAGCAGCATGTGGATGTGGTCTGGGCAACATTCTGCCTCCACTATTTTTACATCCTTCCATTCGCACAACTTGCGCAGAATTTCGCCAATGGCGCGCTTCTTTTCACCATAGAACACCTGGCGGCGATATTTAGGCGCAAAAACAATGTAATATTTGCAGTTCCACCTTGTGTGGGCTAAACTTTTGGCGTCACCCATCGTGACCTCCTTTTGATTTGTTGACTCGCAGTTGCCAGACCGCGAGACTTTTTAACAAATCAAAAGGAGTTTTACTGACATGGGCAAAGCTGTAAGCTTTTTAGAACCCCCCGCCTAGCGGGGGGTTTTCTCCATACAAAAAAGGGCTGTCTCACTGGGAGACAGCCCTGGTTGTCATTGGAAGGGCGCTTACTTGCCGAGGGGGATGGTGCGGAAGTACACATCTCCGCGCCGTTCAATCTGCAGCATAATGGCCCCGCGCTTCACGCCCACTTCTTTGACGATCTTGGAAAGGGCTTCCCCGCTGTTCACGGGCTTCAGGTTGGCCTTGAGGATCACGTCGCCGGGACGCAGATCCGCTTCAGCGGCGGGCTTGTCGGGATCGACGTCCACAATCAGCAGGCCTTCATCCTTGCTGAACTTCATCTCGCGGCGTTCCTCCTCCTTGAGGGGGCGCACCGAGAGGCCCAGAAGGCCTTCGTCCTGCTGCTTCTGGCCCATGCCGGGACGACCGTCGTTCTGGCCGCTCTTGCGTTCGCCCAGCGTCACCTTGAGGTCGAAGTTCTTGCCGTCGCGCCACACGGTCAGCACAGCGGTGCTGCCCGGGGCCTTGTCGGCAATGGCGCGCAGCAGCGCCGCGGCGTCTTCGACATCCTTCTTGTCCACGGCGATGATCACGTCGCCGTCCTGCACGCCGCCCTTGGCGGCGGGCTCATTTTC is a genomic window containing:
- a CDS encoding phosphoglucomutase, with amino-acid sequence MAVVHCDAGHLPAPEKLERIPALMSAYYTEFPNPKIPAQRVSFGTSGHRGSSVLHTFNEEHIYAITQAVCDYRKAKGVDGPLFLGGDTHALSEAAFRSALEVLVANGVSVRIARNGEFTATPAVSHAILRWNAGRSSGLADGIIITPSHNPPRDGGFKYNPPHGGPAETEVTAWIEKSANAYLDSGNRNVQLVHLRAAQRSSLVEEYDFTRAYVEDLPKVLDMKAIAASGLKLGVDPLGGASLPLWEPIAETYGLDLTVVNKEVDPTFRFVPCDKDGLIRMDCSSPYAMSRLLEIRDDFDLAFACDPDSDRHGIVTRQELMNPNHYLTVAAWHLFRTRTGWPKDCGIGKTLVTSAMLDRVGKELGRPVVEVPVGFKWFVPYLLNGRCGLGCEESAGASFLCFDGSPWSTDKDGPLMCLLAAEIMAKEQASPSEIYQKLTEKLGAPVYQRLDAPADDRTRALLKALTPESVHLKTLGGSPVTSVLTRAPGNDAPIGGVKVSSEDGWFAVRPSGTEAICKVYTESFKGEAQLCALQKDAIDFLERQLKKEG
- the tnpA gene encoding IS200/IS605 family transposase translates to MGDAKSLAHTRWNCKYYIVFAPKYRRQVFYGEKKRAIGEILRKLCEWKDVKIVEAECCPDHIHMLLEIPPKMSVSSFMGYLKGKSSLMIYEQFGDLKFKYRNREFWCRGYYVDTVGKNKAKIQDYIKHQLESDKLGDQLSLPYPRSPFTGRK